A genomic window from Camelina sativa cultivar DH55 chromosome 2, Cs, whole genome shotgun sequence includes:
- the LOC104744463 gene encoding uncharacterized protein LOC104744463 — MGNCQAAEAATVLIHHPAENKVERIYWSVTASDVMRSNPGHYVAVVVTSPTMKNEKGSPLKQLKLLRPDDTLLIGHVYRLVSFEEVLNEFATKKCVKLGKLLKDGGGLDLTKKKKKKHRKKLDQETSRVNPNSVSDPNQDGANDVVAGENGGDGFLRRSHGGGRGGCGWRPALHSIPEFGSS; from the exons atGGGGAATTGTCAAGCGGCGGAAGCAGCGACGGTTTTGATTCATCATCCGGCGGAGAACAAGGTGGAGAGGATTTACTGGTCGGTGACAGCAAGTGACGTCATGAGATCCAATCCCGGTCATTACGTTGCGGTGGTTGTGACGTCACCTACTATGAAGAACGAGAAAGGATCTCCATTGAAGCAACTCAAGCTCCTTCGTCCTGATGACACTTTGCTCATCGGACATGTCTATCGCCTCGTCAGCTTcgaag AGGTCTTGAACGAGTTTGCGACGAAGAAGTGTGTGAAGCTTGGGAAGTTACTGAAAGACGGAGGAGGGCTTgacttgacgaagaagaagaagaagaaacacagaAAGAAGTTGGATCAAGAAACGAGCCGAGTCAACCCGAATTCTGTTTCGGATCCGAACCAAGATGGCGCTAATGATGTG GTGGCCGGAGAAAACGGGGGAGATGGGTTTCTTAGGAGGAGTCACGGCGGAGGAAGAGGTGGCTGTGGGTGGAGGCCAGCTTTACACAGCATTCCAGAATTTGGATCCTCATGA
- the LOC104744472 gene encoding uncharacterized protein LOC104744472: MGGLRNSGVVIGIILLHLFAFASLVSSDELQLVVGESRELQVTPSLEVKGSPGLKPDRTTLCERIHIHGIRRFKHIDKYAHSLKLVVNVSTSGRTSNFDVCFHRNLSRAIGMCPQSRWVKASKGSWVQTMSPFDHKILDLRVASSNKVTLVVSAVEELYMHRIVFLIVGAVFLASASTLSQSLVFYYGSAMAVGIILVVLLVLFQGMKLLPTGRSSFALFIYSSLLGLGGFLLRYVPGLFQTLLTEMGINEEMYTPVAIFVGAFLSLGGAFFGFWTVRKLVLTEDGSIDVSTSLFVSWSIRIMAAVLILQSSVDPLLSGGALICVILMSSTLKKITRLKFVLRLFLIPLDLLIGISEAIRDADIPSVPGYLHDFMKKSPDASEFRNGVNYASPSGGINNGMRESPPSEADTFPSSFHRTPERSKLTKEEWKKLTKDSTTKAVQELVSSPDFGKWAAANADRINITPRKDSRRRDRPRKWLGWF; encoded by the exons ATGGGTGGGTTACGCAACTCCGGCGTCGTTATCGGAATTATTTTGCTTCATCTCTTTGCTTTCGCCTCTCTTGTTTCATCCGATGAACTTCAACTCG TTGTGGGAGAATCCAGGGAGCTTCAAGTGACTCCTAGTTTAGAGGTTAAGGGTTCTCCTGGATTGAAGCCAGATAGAACAACTCTTTGTGAGAGGATTCATATCCATGGAATTCGAAGGTTTAAACATATTGACAAGTATGCACATTCACTTAAGTTGGTGGTTAACGTGTCTACCTCTGGGAGAACCAGTAACTTTGACGTCTGCTTCCACCG GAATTTGTCGCGTGCAATTGGAATGTGCCCTCAAAGTCGGTGGGTGAAAGCCTCTAAAGGATCATGGGTTCAGACAATGTCACCCTTCGACCACAAAATCCTTGATTTGAGAGTAGCTAGCTCTAACAAGGTTACTCTGGTAGTGTCTGCTGTAGAAG AGTTATATATGCATCGCATAGTATTCTTAATCGTTGGTGCTGTATTTTTGGCTTCGGCTTCTACACTGAGTCAATCTTTAGTGTTTTACTATGGTAGTGCCATGGCTGTTGGTATTATCCTTGTCGTGTTGCTTGTTCTCTTTCAG GGAATGAAGCTTCTACCAACTGGACGGAGTTCGTTTGCATTGTTCATATACTCATCCCTg CTTGGTTTGGGAGGTTTTCTTCTTCGCTACGTACCTGGATTGTTTCAAACTCTGCTAACAGAGATGGGAATCAACGAAGAAATGTACACACCT GTGGCGATTTTTGTGGGGGCGTTTCTATCTTTGGGTGGAGCATTTTTCGGATTTTGGACTGTGAGAAAACTGGTTCTGACTGAAGATGGCTCCATTGACGTTAGCACAtcactctttgtttcttggtccATCCGAATAATGGCTGCGGTTTTGATTCTTCAG AGCTCCGTAGATCCTTTGCTTTCTGGAGGAGCACTGATATGTGTAATTCTTATGTCATCGACTTTAAAGAAGATCACCAGATTGAAGTTTGTTCTACGCTTATTCTT GATTCCATTGGATTTACTGATAGGAATTTCGGAGGCAATTCGTGATGCTGATATACCATCTGTCCCTGGATATCTTCATGACTTCATGAAAAAGAGTCCTGATGCTTCTGAATTTCGCAATGGTGTTAATTATGCTTCTCCATCAGGAG GAATCAACAACGGGATGCGAGAATCTCCACCATCTGAAGCAGATACTTTTCCTTCCTCTTTCCATAGAACTCCCGAAAGGAGCAAACTGacaaaagaagaatggaaaaagCTCACCAAGGATAGCACGACAAAGGCGGTTCAAGAATTGGTGTCTTCACCTGATTTTGGCAAATGGGCAGCAGCAAATGCGGATAGGATCAATATAACTCCGAGAAAAGACTCTCGTAGGAGAGACCGGCCACGGAAATGGCTGGGTTGGTTCTGA
- the LOC104744485 gene encoding cysteine-rich and transmembrane domain-containing protein A-like, which produces MYHQEQHPVGAPPPQGYPPKDAYPPAGYPPAGYPPPGYAQGYPAQGYPPQQYSQAPQQKQNAGMLEGCLAALCCCCLLDACF; this is translated from the exons atgtatcatcaagaacaacatcCTGTCGGTGCTCCTCCTCCCCAAG GTTATCCTCCCAAGGACGCTTATCCTCCGGCCGGTTATCCTCCAGCTGGTTATCCTCCGCCTGGATATGCTCAGGGATACCCTGCTCAAGGATATCCTCCGCAGCAATACTCTCAAGCTCCTCAGCAGAAGCAAAACGCCGGTATGCTTGAAGGATG TTTGGCTGCTCTCTGTTGTTGCTGTCTCTTGGATGCTTGTTTCTGA
- the LOC104744494 gene encoding NADH dehydrogenase [ubiquinone] iron-sulfur protein 4, mitochondrial-like — MALRATQGTTRLVTALRRVARPFATDAVVESDYKRGEIGKVSGIPEEHLSRKVIIYSPARAASQQGSGKLGKWKINFVSTLKWENPLMGWTSTGDPYANVGDSALAFDSEEAAKSFAERHGWDYKVKKPKTPLLKAKSYSDNFKWKGLPQPEN; from the exons ATGGCGCTTCGTGCTACTCAAGGGACTACCCGTCTCGTAACGGCTCTTCGACGTGTCGCTCGGCCTTTTGCCACCGACGCGGTGGTTGAATCGGATTACAAACGTGGTGAGATCGGTAAAGTCTCTGGAATCCCTGAAGAGCATCTTTCTCGGAAG GTGATAATATACTCACCTGCTAGAGCAGCTTCCCAGCAGGGATCTGGAAAACTTGGGAAATGGAAGATTAACTTCGTCTCCACCCTAAA ATGGGAGAATCCATTGATGGGATGGACTTCTACAGGTGACCCTTATGCTAATGTCGGAGACTCTGCCCTTGCTTTTGATTCTGAAGAAGCTGCTAAGTCTTTTGCTGAGCGTCATGGTTGGGATTATAAG GTCAAGAAGCCCAAAACGCCGTTATTGAAG GCCAAATCTTACTCGGACAACTTCAAGTGGAAAGGCCTTCCTCAACCAGAAAACTGA